A window of Pedobacter lusitanus contains these coding sequences:
- a CDS encoding COG1470 family protein, with protein sequence MMLICIFTGIQQSYCQIGISPSRLFFEGKPGETVSQVLSLSNSGTRPFEFALSLKDWKRDSVGGKIYEVPGKFPHSNAKQVKLNESTIVINPGESKKVSVYMEIPKFSTDSTSTNSILYFTQTTAEPQKTENPAIGIKVAYEYGIQLFYTPYGTKTGDLEFQEFSYKEALSGKQKRQLIIKYKNTGNINKTAMLKIELTNQKTGEEIKITPHDLAIMPQDTQLVYIDLPENVTSGDYLIIAMLDSDSNPNHNNIKVAKKTIHVK encoded by the coding sequence ATGATGTTGATATGCATTTTTACTGGTATACAACAATCGTATTGTCAAATCGGAATATCTCCTTCGCGTCTTTTTTTTGAAGGTAAACCTGGCGAAACTGTAAGTCAGGTTTTAAGTCTGAGTAATAGCGGGACTAGACCTTTCGAATTTGCACTCAGTTTAAAAGATTGGAAAAGAGATTCTGTTGGAGGTAAAATCTACGAAGTTCCCGGCAAATTTCCGCACTCTAATGCAAAACAAGTAAAGCTTAATGAAAGCACCATTGTAATTAACCCCGGCGAGAGTAAGAAAGTTTCTGTTTACATGGAAATCCCCAAATTTTCGACTGATAGTACTTCAACAAACAGTATTCTTTATTTTACACAAACCACAGCGGAACCTCAAAAAACTGAAAATCCTGCAATTGGGATAAAAGTCGCTTACGAATATGGAATACAATTATTTTATACACCTTATGGGACGAAGACCGGTGATCTGGAATTTCAAGAATTTTCTTATAAAGAAGCTCTTTCCGGGAAACAAAAGAGGCAGCTTATAATTAAATATAAGAACACAGGAAATATAAATAAAACTGCTATGCTGAAGATCGAACTGACAAATCAGAAAACAGGAGAGGAGATCAAAATTACACCGCACGATCTGGCAATTATGCCGCAGGATACACAACTGGTATACATCGATCTTCCCGAAAATGTTACTTCAGGTGATTACCTGATAATTGCTATGCTGGATTCAGACTCAAACCCTAATCACAATAATATAAAAGTGGCCAAAAAAACCATTCATGTTAAATAG